The sequence below is a genomic window from Blastococcus sp. Marseille-P5729.
CACGCCGACCAGGATGCTGGGTGCCCACGCGGCCTGTTCCGCCAGGTACGCCAGCCATCGGCTAAGGGCATTGCCCAGGAAGGTCCCGACCTCGCCTCCGTCGTACACCGGCTGGCGGATCGCCGCCAGGCACGCCCCCCAGCTCGCCGCGCCGAGAAAGCTGACGAGCTGAAAGACCGGCCACGGAAGCTCCACCAGGCGCGACGCCAGGCCCAGCACGAGCATCGCCGTCATCGCGGCCGGTAACGCGGGCGTGAGATCGGGGCGCACCGCGCCGTGCAGGCCCAGTGCCTGGATCGACAGCTCCACCGGCTGCAGCGAGGTCACGATCAGCACCGCAGTCAGCAGGAGCGCCAGCCAGACAACGAGATCGGCGCGCACCGGCCTCCGCACTCTGAGCACCTCCGCCTCGTCGTCATGCCGCACAATGGATCACCGTGACCGCGACGCGGCTCGCCACCCAGTCATGGTACGAGCAGCCGCCCCACTTCTCGGGGATCAGCGGGGCACGGACGAGGAGTGGTGATGTACCCGATGGGCGGCGGCGCATGGTCCACCATGCGCTCCTTTCGTGGCCGCGACCAGGCGGCGGCGCGCAGCAGGCTCACCCCGGGCACGCTACGCCGGATCGCCGGCTTCGCTCGCCCGTTCCGCGCCGAGCTGATCTGGTTCCTACTGCTGACGATCTTCGCGGCCGTCATCGCGGTCGTGACCCCGCTGCTGGCCGGTGACGTCGTCAACGAGATCACCGGCACGGGGGACGAGCGGCGGACGACGATCATCTGGCTCGCGGTGATCATCGCGGGCCTAGCGATCCTGGACGCCGTCCTGTCGCTGAGCAGCCGGTACTATTCCGCCCGGATCGGCGAAGGGCTGATCTACCACATGCGGTCGCTGGTGTTCGCGCACGTCCAGCGGATGTCGATCGCGTTCTTCACCCGCGCGCAGACCGGTGCGCTCGTCACCCGCCTCAACAACGACATCAATGGCGCGCAGCAGGCGTTCACGTCGACGCTCGCCGGCGTGGTGTCGAACGTGATCGGGCTGGTGCTGACCGTCGGCGTGATGCTCACGCTGTCCTGGCAGGTGACGCTGCTGTCGCTGGTGCTGCTCCCGGTGTTCATCATCCCGGCCCGCAAGGTCGGCAACCGGCTGGCCGAGATGACTCGGGAGAGCTTCGCGCTCAACGCCAGCATGAACACGACGATGACCGAACGGTTCAACGTCGCCGGCGCGCTGCTGGTGAATCTGTTCGGTCGGCCTGCTGACGAGCAGACCTACTTCCAGGCCCGGGCCGGCCGAGTCCGCGACATCGGCGTCACCACCGCGATGTACAGTCGCGCCTTCCTCGTTGCGCTGACGCTGGTGGCGGCCCTCGCGCAGGCGCTGACGTACGGCGTCGGCGGCGTGCTCGCCGTCGACGGTCACCTTGACGCCGGCGCAGTGGTCTCGCTCGCGCTGCTGCTCACCCGGCTGTACGGACCGCTCACCGCGCTGTCCAACGTGCGGGTTGACGTGATGAGCGCCCTCGTCTCGTTCGAGCGGGTCTTCGAGGTGCTCGATCTCGAGCCGGCCATCACCGACAAGACCGACGCGAAGCAGCTCCCCCCGGGCGCGGCACGGGTCGAGCTGGACGACGTCCGGTTCAGCTACCCAGCCGCGCAAGATGTCTCGCTGGCCTCCTTGGAGGACGTCGCGCTCCCCGAGAAGTCTGCGAGCCAGCCGGTGCTGCACGGCGTGAGCTTCACCGCCGAGCCGGGGCAGATGGTCGCGCTCGTCGGACCCTCTGGTGCGGGCAAGACGACGATCACCCAGCTGGTGCCGCGGATCTACGACGTCACTGCGGGTGCCGTCCGCGTCGGCGGGACCGACGTCCGGGACCTGCGGCTGCAGTCACTGCGTGACCAGATCGGTGTCGTGTCGCAGGACGCGCACCTGTTCCACGACTCCATTCGCGCGAACCTCGCATACGCGAGACCCGACGCGACCGAGCGGCAGATGGTGGACGCGCTGACCGCGGCGCAGATCTGGCCGCTGGTCTCCTCGCTTCCCGAGGGCCTGGACACCGTGGTCGGCGACCGCGGCTACCGGTTGTCCGGCGGTGAGAAGCAGCGCCTGGCGATCGCCCGGGTGCTGCTGAAGGCGCCGGCGATCGTGGTGCTCGACGAGGCCACCGCTCACCTGGACAGCGAGTCCGAGGCGGCGGTGCAGCGCGCCCTCGCGGCGGCGCTGGTCGGTCGGACGTCGATCGTGATCGCCCACCGGCTGTCGACCATCCGGCAGGCCGATCAGATCGTCGTCCTCGAGCGGGGCAGGGTCGTGCAGCGCGGCACCCACGACGAGCTGCTCGCCCAGGGTGGGCTGTACGCCGAGCTGTACCGGACCCAGTTCGCGCTGAGCTGACCGATGAGGGCTGTCGCGGACGCTGCTAGAGCAGGGCACGCAGGATGAGGACGATCGATGCCAATGCCGAGACCGCCAGCACGCCGGTTCTGATCCGCTCCGGATCGACCCGGTTGCGCACCCAGAGCGAGCCGATGAAGCCCACCGTCACGAACGGCAGCACGGCGAGCCCGATCCGGACCTGATGACCGGACAGCTCACCGGCGAAGGCCAACGCGCTGAGCGAGACGATGCTGCCGATCAGGAAGTAGACGGCCATCGTGCAGCGCAGCATCGAGGGCCGCTGGTTCTGGTAGACCAGCGCCATCGGCGGGCCGCCGATCGACGTCGCGGTACCGCCCACGCCTGACACCAGCGCCCCGATGCTGAGCGCAGCCGGACTGGGTCGCGGCTTCCATCGGATGACGCTGAGCACGACCGCGCTGATCACGAACACGCCCACCATGAGCCCGAGCACGTCGGGGGTCGCGACGACGACCAGCCAGGTGCCCAGCGCCGTCCCCGCGAAGCGCCACGGGAAGGCCCACGCCAGGCCCTTCCAGTCGATGTCGTCATGCTCGCGGATCAGCGTCAGCACCGGCAGCGCGATCGAGGTGATGATCAGCATCCCCGGGACCAGGCTCTGGTCTAGCAGCGCGATGACCGGCGAGGCGATCAGCGCCATCCCCAGACCGATCACGCCCTGCACCACGGCGCCGATGCCGACGAGCAGCCCGCAGGACACCACGAGCGCCCAGGTGCTCATGCGGGTGGTCCTTCCGGTCGGTGGGCGGCCAGGAATGACCCGGGCCCTCTCACGCAGGGTGAGAGGGCCCGAGCCGAGCCTTGGAGCAGCAGCGGCTACTTGCGCAGCAGCGAGCGCAGGACGTACTGCATGATGCCGCCGTTGCGGTAGTAGTCGGCCTCACCCGGGGTGTCGATGCGGACGATCGCCTCGAACTCGCGGGGCTCGCCGACGCCGGAGACCTTGACGGTCACGGTGCGCGGCGTCTGACCGTCGTTGAGCTTCTCCAGCCCGACGATGTCCAGGGTCTCCTCACCGGTCAGCCCCAGGGAGTCGGCGTTCTCGCCGTCCGAGAACTGGAGTGGGATGACGCCCATACCGATCAGGTTGGAGCGGTGGATCCGCTCGTACGACTCGGCGATGACGGCCTTGACGCCCAGCAGCGCGGTGCCCTTGGCAGCCCAGTCGCGCGACGAGCCCGAGCCGTACTCCTTGCCCGCCAGCACCACCAGCGGAATGCCGGCGTCCTGGTAGGCGACCGAGGCGTCATAGATCGTCGTCTGCTCGCCGTCGGCCAGCCAGTTGCGGGTGAAGCCGCCCTGGACGCCGTCCAGCAGCAGGTTGCGCAACCGGATGTTGGCGAACGTGCCGCGGATCATGACCTCGTGGTTGCCGCGGCGCGAACCGTAGCTGTTGAAGTCCAGCCGCTTCACGCCGTGCTCCTGCAGGTACTTGCCCGCTGGGGAGTCGGCCTTGATCGCGCCGGCCGGCGAGATGTGGTCGGTCGTCACCGAGTCACCGAGCTTGGCCAGCACCCGGGCGCCGGAGATGTCCTCCACCGGTGCCGGCTCGGCCGGCATGTCCTCGAAGTAGGGCGGGCGACGCACGTAGGTCGAGTCCTCGTCCCACTCGAACAGGTCACCGCTCGGGGTCTCCAACGACTTCCAGCGCTCGTCGCCGGCGAACACGTCCGCGTAACCCTTGGTGAACATCTCCGAGGAGACCGCCTCGTCGATGACCTTCTGAACCTCGGCCGGTGCCGGCCAGATGTCACGCAGGTAGACGGGGTTGCCGTCGGTGTCTTCGCCCAGGGGATCGTTCTGCAGGTCGATGTCCATGGTGCCCGCGAGCGCGTAGGCGATGACCAGCGGCGGTGAAGCCAGGTAGTTCATCTTCACATCGGGGTTGATGCGGCCCTCGAAGTTGCGGTTGCCCGACAGCACCGAGACGACCGAGAGGTCCTCCTCGTTGACCGCGGCCGAGATCTTGTCCGGCAGCGGTCCGGAGTTGCCGATGCAGGTGGTGCAGCCGTAGCCCACCAGGTAGAAGCCGGCCTTCTCGAGGTAGGGGGTCAGCCCGGCGCGGTCGTAGTAGTCCATGACGACCTGCGACCCGGGGGCGAGGGTGGTCTTGACCCACGGCTTGCGGTTCAGTCCGCGGTCGACGGCGTTCTTGGCCAGCAGCGCCGCGCCGATCATCACCGACGGGTTGGAGGTGTTGGTGCACGAGGTGATCGAGGCGATCGCGACGGCGCCGTGGTCGAGCTCGAAGGAGGTGCCGTCCTCGAGGGTGACGGGGACCTTCTTGCTCGGCCGGTGGTTCGGGTCGCCGTCCTCGACCGGCGGTGCCACCGGCTCGCGTTCGGTCGACGGGGGGTCGGAGGCCGGGAAGCTGCCGTTACCGTCGGCCTGCTTGGTCGGGTTCTCCCGGTTCTCGACGTACGCCGGCAGCGCCTCGCGGAAGGCGGTCTTGGCGTCGGAGAGCGCGATGCGGTCCTGCGGACGCTTCGGGCCGGCGATCGACGGGACGACGCTGCCGAGGTCGAGCTCGAGGTACTCGGAGAACTCCGGCTCGTTGCTCGGGTCGTGCCACAGGCCCTGCGCCTTGGCGTAGGCCTCGACCAGCGCGACGTGCTCGTCGGAGCGGCCGGTGAACGCCAGGTAGCGGGTGGTCTCCTCGTCGATCGGGAAGATCGCGGCGGTCGAGCCGAACTCCGGGCTCATGTTGCCGATGGTGGCGCGGTTGGCCAGCGGGACGGCGCCTACGCCGTCGCCGTAGAACTCGACGAACTTGCCGACGACGCCGTGCTCGCGGAGCATCTCGGTGATGGTCAGCACGAGGTCGGTGGCGGTGGCGCCGTCCGGTAGCTCCCCGGAGAGCTTGAAGCCGACGACGCGGGGGATCAGCATCGATACCGGCTGGCCCAGCATGGCCGCTTCCGCCTCGATGCCGCCGACGCCCCAGCCGAGCACGCCCAGGCCGTTGACCATCGTGGTGTGCGAGTCGGTGCCGACGACGGTGTCGGGGTAGGCCTGGCCGCCGCGGGCGAACACCACCCGTGCGAGGTGCTCGATGTTGACCTGGTGGACGATGCCGGTGCCCGGGGGAACGACCTTGAACTCGTCGAAGGCGGTCTGGCCCCAGCGCAGGAACTGATAGCGCTCCTTGTTGCGCTCGTACTCGATGTCGACATTGCGCTCGAAGGCGTCGGCGCGTCCGAACACGTCTGCGATGACCGAGTGATCGATGACCAGCTCAGCCGGGGCGAGCGGGTTGATCTTGGCCGCGTCGCCGCCGAGCTGGGTCATCGCCTCGCGCATCGTGGCGAGGTCGACGATGCAAGGAACGCCGGTGAAGTCCTGCATGATCACGCGCGAGGGGGTGAACTGGATCTCGGTTGCCGGCTCGGCCTTGGCCTCCCACTTGCCCAGCGCCTCGATCTGCGCGGCGGTGACGTTCGCACCGTCCTCGGTGCGCAGCAGGTTCTCGAGCAGAACTTTCAGGCTGAAGGGCAGCTTCGCCGAGCCATCGACCTTCGTGATGTCGAAGATCTCGTAGTCGGTACCGCCGACGCTCAAGGTCGTCCTGGCGTCGAAGCTGTTCTTGCTCGGATTCCTCACACCGTTCTCCTCACGTCTGCGCCTGATGGGCGCGCATGCATCCACCGATATCCTTCCAGTGTCCCAGCAGAACATGAACTCCGGGTTGAGGGGGCTCGGGCGGAGTGGGCTCAGCAGCGTAAGCGCGCTGCGCACGAGCCGTCTGGACCCGGCGGTAGGCTTCGGTGTACGAGACCCGGGAGGAATCATGCGAGTCCCTCTGACCTTGCAGCACTTCATCGATCGTGCCGAGACGGTCTTCCACGACCGGCCGGCGATCATCGACGAGCCGGACCAGCCCGCCGACCCGCTCGACATCACCTACGGGGAGATGGCCAGGCGCGCCCGAGCGATCAAGGCCGGTCTCGACGAGCTGGGCATCGCGCCGGGCGAGCGGGTGGGCATCGTCAGCCACAACGCCGGCCGGATGTTCGAGCTGTTCTACTCGGTACCCACCTCAGGGCGGATCTACGTGCCGATCAACTTCCGGCTGCGCCCCGACGAGGTCCAGTTCATCGTCGAGCACTCGGGCTGCAAGGTGCTGCTGATGGACGAGGAGCTCGCGCCGTCCCTGCGCAGCGTCTACGCCAAGCACAAGATCGTGATCGGCAAGGAGTCTGACGAGGCTCTGCTGCGCTTCGACAAGGAGCACCGCCCGTGGGAGGCGGACGAGGACGCCCCTGCAGTCATCAACTACACCTCCGGCACGACCAGCAACCCGAAGGGCGTCGTGCAGACCCACCGGTCGCTGTGGGTGAACGCGACCACGTTCGCGATGCACATGGGCGTCACCGATCGCGACGTCTACCTGCACACCCTCCCGCTGTTCCACTGCAACGGATGGGGCATGGGGTTCTCCACCACCGCGTTCGGCGTCCCGCAGGTGATGATCCGCAAGATCGACGGCAAGGAGATCCTCAACCGGGTCCAGCAGCACGGGCTGACCCTCGCCTGCGGTGCGCCCGCCGTATGGAACATGGTGCTCGACGCCGCCGCCGAGTGGGACGGCGAGGTTCCCGGCAAGGATCAGATGCGGCTCGTGGTGGCTGGCGCCGCGCCGCCGACCCGCACCATCCAGCGGATCATGGACGACCTCGGCTGGGAGTTCAACCAGATCTACGGCCTGACCGAGACTTCGCCGCTGCTGACCATCAACCGGGTGCGCAAGGAGGATCTTGAGAAGTCCTCCGAGGAGAAGGCGCAGCTGCTGTCGAAGGCCGGCGCCCCGGCGCTCGGCGTCGAGATGCGGGTCAACGAGTCAGGCGAGGTGCTGGCGCGCTCCAACGTCGTACTCGATCGGTACTGGAATAATCCGGACGCGACCGACGAGGCGCTCGAGGGTGGCTGGTTCCACACCGGCGATGGTGGCTCGATCGACGACCACGGCTACGTCACGATCTCAGACCGTAAGAAGGACGTCATCATCACCGGCGGGGAGAACGTCTCCTCGATCGAGGTCGAGGACACGATCTTTACCCACCCGGCCGTCGAGGAGGGCGCGGGCATCGGCGTCCCGGACGAGAAGTGGGGCGAGACGATCAAGGCGCTCGTCGTCATCAAGCCTGGCGCGGAGTGCACCGCCGAGGACATCATCGCGGTCTGCAAGCAACGGCTCGCCGGGTACAAGGCGCCCACCAGCGTGGAGTTCCGCGACGAGATCCCGCGTACGGCGACCGGCAAGATCCAGAAGTTCAAGCTTCGCCAGCCCTACTGGGAGAATCGCGAGCGCCAGGTCAACTAGCCCCCGGAACCTCCCTCCCGCGCGGTACGTCGATCTGAGGCGTCCGCCGCCAGGTCATGCGCACGGGCGATAATGACAACCGGACGCCGACCGCCGATATCCCGCCGTGCGACCTGCCGGCCAGCCCCGAGGAGGATGGGTGACCAACCCGAGCCCGCAGCCCGAGCCCACGACCAACGCCCTCGAGCGCGCGCTGCTTGAGGTGAAGAAGGTGATCGTCGGGCAGGACCGGCTCATCGAGCGGATGCTCGTCGCCCTCCTGGCCAAGGGGCATTTGCTCCTGGAAGGTGTGCCCGGTGTCGCGAAGACGTTGGCGGTGGAGTCGCTTGCACGGTCCGTCGGAGGAACCTTCGCGCGGCTGCAGTTCACCCCCGACCTGGTGCCGGCTGACATCGTCGGCACCCGCATCTACCGCCCCGGCACGGAGGAGTTCCAGACGGAGCTAGGCCCGATCTTCGCCAACTTCGTGCTCACCGACGAGATCAACCGCGCACCGGCCAAGGTGCAGTCGGCGCTGCTGGAGGTGATGGCCGAGAAGCAGGTCTCGATCGGCGGCGTCACCCACGAGGTTCCGCAGCCGTTCCTGGTCATGGCGACTCAGAACCCGATCGAGTCCGAGGGTGTCTACCCGTTGCCCGAGGCGCAGCGCGACCGCTTCCTGATGAAGGTGAACGTGGACTACCCGACCGTCGAGGAAGAGCGCGAGATCATCTACCGGATGGGCAGCGAGCCGCCGGTCGCCGAGTCCGTCCTGAGCATCGAGGAGCTCGCCGCGCTGCAGAAGCAGGCCAGCAAGGTGTTCGTGCACCACGCCCTGGTCGACTACGTCGTCCGCATCGTGTTCGCCACGCGGTCTCCGAAGGATCTCGGCCTCGAGGACGTCGCGAGCTGGATCACCTACGGCGCCAGCCCGCGCGCCAGCCTGGGCATCATCGCGGCCGGCCGCGGACTGGCGCTCGTGCGCGGCCGCGACTACCTGCTCCCGCAGGACGTCCTGGACATCGCAGGCGACGTCCTGCGGCACCGCCTCGTGCTGTCCTACGACGCCCTGGCGGACGCCGTCCCGGCGGACCACGTGGTCAAGCGGATCCTGTCGACGGTGCCGGTGCCGCAGGTGAGTGCCCGTCCCAGCCGCGGGCAGGGTCCCCGCCCGGCCGGCATGCCGCAGATGAACGGCCAACCTGCGCAGCCTGGCCCCGCCGGGCGGCCTGGAGTGCCGTCCGGTCAGCAGTCTGCACCGGCCCCGCTTCAGCCCCCGGCATGAGCCGTCGAGACCAGGCACCACCGAGCCTGAAGGACGACAAGGCCGAGGTCGTGCTTCGCAAGCTTGAGCTGACCGTCAAGCGCAGGCTCGACGGCCTGCTGTTCGGCAACCACCTCGGTCTCGTGCCCGGCCCGGGCAGCGAGCCGGGGGAGTCGCGGCTCTACCACCCGGGGGACGACGTCCGCCGCATGGACTGGTTCGTCACCGCCCGCACCACCACCCCGCACGTCCGCGAGACGGTCGCCGACCGCGAGCTGGAGACCTGGCTGGTCATCGACCTGTCGCCGTCCTTGGACTTCGGCACCGCGCTCTGCGAGAAACGGGACCTGGCGGTGGCGGCTGCCGCCGCGTTCGTCTACCTGACGCAGCACGGCGGCAACCGGATCGGTGCGATCATCACCACCGGAGCGCAGACCGTCCGGATCCCCGCGCTGCCGGGGAAGGCGCATGGCGACTGGATCATTCGCCGGATCATCGCCACCCCGCGGGCGGGGGAGGGCACCCGGGGTGACCTTGGGATCGCCCTGGAGGAGCTGCGTCGGCCCGAGCGCAAGCGTGGTCTCATCGTCGCAATCAGTGACTTCCTCGGCGAGCCAACCTGGGTTCGTCCGATGACGGGTCTGCAGGCCCGCCACGACATCATCGGGGTGGAGGTCCTCGATCCGCGGGAGCTGGAGCTGCCCGACGTCGGGCTGGTGATGCTCACCGATCCGGAGACCGGCCGGCAGATCGAGGTGCAGACCGCCAGCAGGCAGACCCGGCAGCAGTACGCGCAGGAGGCCGCCGCGCAGCGAGAGAGCATCGCCGCGGGATTGCGGCGCTCCGGTGCCGCTCATCTGCGACTGCGCACCGACCGCGACTGGCTGCACGACATCATGCGGTTTGTCGCCCAGCGGCGACGAGGGACCGTCGGAGGAGGAGTGCGATGAAGTTCATGGAGCCCACCTGGCTGCTGGTGCTGATCGGCGTCCTCGCGCTGATCGCGCTCTACCTGGTGCTGCAGCTGCGCCGCAAGCGTTACGCCGCCAAGTTCACGAACGTCTCGCTGCTCGAGAAGGTCGCGCCGCGCCGTCCCGGCTGGCGCCGCCACCTCGCTTTCGCGCTGATGGCTGCCGCCCTCGTCATGTTCACGACCGCGATGGCCAAGCCTGCCACTGAGGTCCAGGTGCCCCGCAATGAGGCAACCGTGTGCATGGCGCTCGACGTCTCGCTGTCGATGGAGGCCACTGACATCAAGCCCGACCGGTTCACCGCGATGAAGGACTCGGCGACCGACTTCGTCGACAAGCTGCCCCAGGGCATCAACGTCGGCGTGGTCGCCTTCGCCGGCGCCGCGTCGATCGTGCAGGCGCCGACCATCGACCGGAACGCAGTGAAGGTGGCGATCGAGGGGCTCGAGCTCGACCAGGCGACCGCGACCGGGGAGGCGATCTTCGCCTGCCTCCAGGCGATCAAGACCTTCCAGGAGGGCATCGCGGACGACGAGGGCAAGGTCCCGGCGGCGCGCATCATCCTGCTCTCGGACGGCTACCGTACCGTTGGCCGCGACGTGGACAGTGCGGTCGAGTCCGCCAAGGACGCGAAGATCCCGGTTTCGACGATCGCCTTCGGCAGCAGTGGTGGGACCATCGAGAACGAGGGGGAGTCCATCCCCGTCCCGGTCGACGTCGAGACGATGCAGCTGATCGCCAAGGAGACCGGTGGTACCTACTTCAACGCCGAATCGGCCACCGAGATCGAGAAGGTCTGGGAGGACATCGGCGAGCAGATCGGCTACACGACGGAGTTCCGGGAGGTGCCGACCCGATTCGTCGGCTACGGGCTCATCCTCGCCTTCGCGAGTGCAGTGGTGAGCCTGCTGTGGAGCAACCGGCTCCTGTAGGCCGACTGAGCGCGACATGCGTGGGCCGGTGGATGGACTACCGCCCGGTAGCGAATAGGTTGGGGCACAGCCCTAGACCCCGAGACTACCGAGGTGTTCCGCTGTGTCCGCTGAATTCGTCGCCCGCTCCGTTCTGGTCACCGGAGGCAACCGCGGCATCGGTCTGGCCATCGCCCAGGCGTACGCCGCCGCCGGTCACAAGGTGGCCGTGACCCACCGAGGATCCGGAGCCCCGGACGGGCTGCTCGGCGTGCAGTGCGATGTCACCGACGACGCCTCCATCGACGCCGCCTTCAAGGAGGTCGAGCAGGCGCACGGCCCGGTCGAGATCCTGGTCAGCAACGCCGGCATCACCGACGACACGCTGCTGCTGCGGATGAAAGAGGACCAGTTCACCGGCGTCCTCGACGCGAACCTCACTGGCGCCTACCGGGTCGCCAAGCGCGCCAGCTCGAAGATGCTGCGCGCGCGCTTCGGGAGACTGATCTTCATCGGGTCGGTCGTCGGGCTCATGGGCAGCCCGGGGCAGGCGAACTACGCGGCCAGCAAGGCCGGGCTGGTCGGGCTCGCCCGGTCGATCGCCCGAGAACTCGGCTCGCGCGGCATCACCGCGAACGTCGTCGCGCCCGGCTTCGTGAGCACCGACATGACCGCCGAGCTGAGCGAGGACCGGCAGAAGGAGATCCTCGGCCAGGTGCCGCTGGGCCGGTACGCCGACGTGAAGGAGATCGCCGACGTCGCCGTCTTTCTCGGCAGCGACGCCGCCGGATACATCACCGGTGCAGTGATACCGGTCGACGGTGGGCTCGGGATGGGCCACTAGGCTCGATAGCCGGCGAACGACGCCCTCGGACGCTTAGGAGAGAACATGCCCGGAATCCTCGAAGGCAAGCGCCTGCTCATCACCGGCGTCCTGACGGAGGCGTCGATCGCCTTCGCGGCCGCCCGGATCGCGCAGGAGGAAGGCGCTGAGATCGTTCTGTCGAACTTCGGTCGCGGACTGTCGCTGACCCGGCGGATCGCCAAGCGGCTGCCGCAGGAGCCGCCGGTCGTCGAGCTCGACGTCACGGACGACGAGCAGCTCGCCACCCTGGCCAGACGGGTCGGCGAGCACGTCGACCAGCTGGACGGCGTCCTGCACGCGATCGGGTTTGCACCGCAAGAGGCGCTGGGCGACGACTTCGCGCAGACGTCGTGGGAGCACGTGCAGACCGCCTTTCACGTCTCGACGTGGTCGTTCGCAGCACTCACCCACGCCTGTCTGCCGCTGTTCGGGGAGAGGGCCAGCGTCGTTGGGCTCGACTTCGACAACTCCACGACGGCCTGGCCGGTATACGGCTGGATGGGCGTGGCCAAGGCCGGCTTGGAGAGCACGTCGCGCTACCTGGCACGTGAGCTCGGATCCCGTGGGGTGCGGGTGAACCTGGTGGCCGCAGGACCGCTGCGCAGCATGGCGATGAAGTCGATCCCGGGCTCGGTCGCCTTCGAGGATGCCTGGGAGAAGCGCGCTCCGCTGGGATGGAGCGTCACCGACACCGAGCCCTCGGGACGCGCCTGCGTGGCGCTGTTGTCGGACTGGTTCCCGGCGACGACAGGCGAGCTGATCCACGTGGACGGCGGCTATCACGCCGTGGGTGCCTGATGAGCGCTGAGCGAGAGATCGACGCGGTTGTCGTCGCCTCCTTCGGGGGGCCTGAGGGACCCGACGAGGTGGTGCCCTTCCTGCGCCGAGTCACGGCGGGCAGGGACATCCCCGATGAACGGTTGAAGGTGGTGGGGGAGCACTACTTCCACTTCGGCGGCGTCTCGCCGATCAACGAGATCAACCGTGGCATCCGCGCCCGGTTGCAAGCCGAGCTCGATGCGCGTGGTCTGGGTCTGCCGGTGTACTGGGGCAACCGCAACGCGGCGCCGTTCCTTGGCGACACCGCCCAGGAGATGGCTGAGGCCGGCGTACGCCGCGGCCTGGTGCTCGCGACCAGCGCCTATGGCGGTGCGTCGGCGTGCCGCCAGTACCACGCTGATATCGCCACCGCCGTCGCGGCTGCCGGTGGCCGGATCCAGCTCGAGAAACTGCCGCAGACCTACCACACCGAGGCCTTCGCGCAGATGAACGCCGACGCCGTACGTCGCGCGCTCGAGGAGCTGGGCCGGGACGGCTTCGACGAGCGCACCCGGTTGGTATTGACCGCCCACTCGGTCCCCACGAAGGCCAATGCGGACAGCGGTCCGCGCGGCGGTCTCTATCGGGAGCAGGTCGAGACCGTGGCTGCCGAGGTCGCCCGACGCGTCGGCGCGGACCGGTACGACGTCGCCTGGCAGAGCCGGTCGGGCGCGCCGCATGTTCCGTGGTTGGAGCCTGACATCTGCGACCATCTCGCCACCCTGCCGGACCAAGGGGTG
It includes:
- a CDS encoding AAA family ATPase, with amino-acid sequence MLEVKKVIVGQDRLIERMLVALLAKGHLLLEGVPGVAKTLAVESLARSVGGTFARLQFTPDLVPADIVGTRIYRPGTEEFQTELGPIFANFVLTDEINRAPAKVQSALLEVMAEKQVSIGGVTHEVPQPFLVMATQNPIESEGVYPLPEAQRDRFLMKVNVDYPTVEEEREIIYRMGSEPPVAESVLSIEELAALQKQASKVFVHHALVDYVVRIVFATRSPKDLGLEDVASWITYGASPRASLGIIAAGRGLALVRGRDYLLPQDVLDIAGDVLRHRLVLSYDALADAVPADHVVKRILSTVPVPQVSARPSRGQGPRPAGMPQMNGQPAQPGPAGRPGVPSGQQSAPAPLQPPA
- a CDS encoding DUF58 domain-containing protein; its protein translation is MSRRDQAPPSLKDDKAEVVLRKLELTVKRRLDGLLFGNHLGLVPGPGSEPGESRLYHPGDDVRRMDWFVTARTTTPHVRETVADRELETWLVIDLSPSLDFGTALCEKRDLAVAAAAAFVYLTQHGGNRIGAIITTGAQTVRIPALPGKAHGDWIIRRIIATPRAGEGTRGDLGIALEELRRPERKRGLIVAISDFLGEPTWVRPMTGLQARHDIIGVEVLDPRELELPDVGLVMLTDPETGRQIEVQTASRQTRQQYAQEAAAQRESIAAGLRRSGAAHLRLRTDRDWLHDIMRFVAQRRRGTVGGGVR
- a CDS encoding VWA domain-containing protein → MKFMEPTWLLVLIGVLALIALYLVLQLRRKRYAAKFTNVSLLEKVAPRRPGWRRHLAFALMAAALVMFTTAMAKPATEVQVPRNEATVCMALDVSLSMEATDIKPDRFTAMKDSATDFVDKLPQGINVGVVAFAGAASIVQAPTIDRNAVKVAIEGLELDQATATGEAIFACLQAIKTFQEGIADDEGKVPAARIILLSDGYRTVGRDVDSAVESAKDAKIPVSTIAFGSSGGTIENEGESIPVPVDVETMQLIAKETGGTYFNAESATEIEKVWEDIGEQIGYTTEFREVPTRFVGYGLILAFASAVVSLLWSNRLL
- the fabG gene encoding 3-oxoacyl-ACP reductase FabG; the protein is MSAEFVARSVLVTGGNRGIGLAIAQAYAAAGHKVAVTHRGSGAPDGLLGVQCDVTDDASIDAAFKEVEQAHGPVEILVSNAGITDDTLLLRMKEDQFTGVLDANLTGAYRVAKRASSKMLRARFGRLIFIGSVVGLMGSPGQANYAASKAGLVGLARSIARELGSRGITANVVAPGFVSTDMTAELSEDRQKEILGQVPLGRYADVKEIADVAVFLGSDAAGYITGAVIPVDGGLGMGH
- the fabI gene encoding enoyl-ACP reductase FabI yields the protein MPGILEGKRLLITGVLTEASIAFAAARIAQEEGAEIVLSNFGRGLSLTRRIAKRLPQEPPVVELDVTDDEQLATLARRVGEHVDQLDGVLHAIGFAPQEALGDDFAQTSWEHVQTAFHVSTWSFAALTHACLPLFGERASVVGLDFDNSTTAWPVYGWMGVAKAGLESTSRYLARELGSRGVRVNLVAAGPLRSMAMKSIPGSVAFEDAWEKRAPLGWSVTDTEPSGRACVALLSDWFPATTGELIHVDGGYHAVGA
- a CDS encoding ferrochelatase, with product MSAEREIDAVVVASFGGPEGPDEVVPFLRRVTAGRDIPDERLKVVGEHYFHFGGVSPINEINRGIRARLQAELDARGLGLPVYWGNRNAAPFLGDTAQEMAEAGVRRGLVLATSAYGGASACRQYHADIATAVAAAGGRIQLEKLPQTYHTEAFAQMNADAVRRALEELGRDGFDERTRLVLTAHSVPTKANADSGPRGGLYREQVETVAAEVARRVGADRYDVAWQSRSGAPHVPWLEPDICDHLATLPDQGVDAVVVSPIGFVSDHMEVIWDLDTEAKRVADGLGLAMARAKSASDDPRFITLYADLIQARVSGSGPQPPVFCEPLQGATGIGVDGAPCAPGCCEA